The genomic DNA CGCGTGGATCAGGGCCGGGGCCGCGGGCAGGGCGTCGCTGCCCATGCCGCCGAGGAGCCAGGCCGCTCTGGCCTGAACCGGAGGATCGTCACGACGCATCATCGCGGCCAGGGCCGGGACGGCGTCAGGCCCCATGCGGGTCAGGCACAGGGCTGCGGCCACGCGGACGTCATGGGCCGGGTCGGACAACAGTCCGGCCACGTCCTGCGCGGCCAGGGACCCTAGGCGGGAAAGGGCATGGGCGGCCAGGGAACGCACTGTGGGGTCCGGGTCGCCCAGGGCCTTGAGAAGAGTATCCAGGGCCAGCCCGGGCGCAGGCTGAAGCGCCAGCCCCATCATCGCTCCGCGCCGCACGTCGGCGGAGGGGGCTTTCATGGCCGCGAGCAGGCCGGGCAGGGACTCCTGGCCCCGCTCGCGCAGGACCGCCAGCCCCGTGGACCGTTCCGACGCGTCCCGGCTGCCGAGCATTTCGGCCAGCTCCCAGCCTTTCGAGGCTGCGTCCGGGCCGTCCGCAGCCCATGCCGCCGCCGTTCCGGTCAGGGCCACGGCGATAAGCAGGAGAGGGACAAGCCCGCAGGCTACCGCCATGTGTCGATGGTCCAACATCTGGCCTCCTTGTGTCGGTAAATGACTATTTTCGGGTCATGTCGCTCCACGCCCAGACGACGCTGCCGCCGATGGCGCGGGAGATGTCCCCGCCGAAGTCGCGTCCCAGCCTGTAGGTGGCGGGCGGGTGTTCGCGGCTGTCGTCCGAGTAGTAAATGAGCTCTACGTCGTCGTCCAGCCTTCTGGTGCTGACGCGGCGGATGGTCGCCTTCCCCCGCTCGTGAGGTTCCCGGACGAGCATGATCCTGCCTGCCGGGCGGGGGTCGCGGTCGTCGCGGTCCACCAGGGCCACGTCGCCGGGGTGCAGGGTCGGGGCCATGGACAGCTCCCCGGGCAGGATTTCCACGGCCACCAGATTGGATCGGAAACGGAGGGAGTCCTGGTGCCGCCAGACCAGGACCCACCCTTCCACGCTCTCCTCCGGCACGAGACCCGCCGTGGCCGCAACCGCGGGCGGCGTCAGGGGCACGGCCAGGAAGTCGTCCGCCTTGGGTCCGGGCGCGCCCGGTCCTGCCTTCCCTGTGTCGGGCGGCCTGAAGCAGACCTCGCGGGTGGCGTCGGAGGGGTCGTCGCAAAATGTCAGAGTCACACCCACGCGGTCAAGAATGTGCCCGAGTGAGTCGCTGTTCAGGCCGCGTTCGCGTTTGAGAAAGCGGTTGAGCTGCGACGGGTCGACCCCGAGTTCGTCCGCCATCCGCTTGTTGTTGGGGTAGCGTTTGCCCGGTCCGATCCTGTCGAGGAGCGCCTGGCGCACGTTGTCGGTGAATCCCATGTCTTCCCCTTTTCTCTGTAATGGTTGTGCACATTTATACATGAAAATTGGCAAATGTCTAAACAGAAAATTAAAAAATGGTTGACTAGCAAATAGACAATTGACTATGCCACAAAAGAACACTTGGTCAAAATACAAACAAGGAGTTATCCTGATGAGAAACGTGGACATAGTGCGATTGGAAAAGGGCGAGGAAGGCACTTTCGGCGTGCTCCGCCTGGATGGCCGGGTTTTCGGCGTCACCCTTGAGCCGCAGGAGCGCGGCAACCGGGTGGGCATGTCCTGCATTCCGGCCGGAATCTATACTTGCAACCGGGTGGATTCGCCCGCTTTCGGCAACACTTTCGAGGTCGCGGACGTGCCGGGGCGCACCCACATTCTGTTTCATCCCGGCAATGTGGTCGGAGACACGCGGGGGTGCATTCTGCTGGGCAGCCGGTTCGGCGAGATCGGGGGCGAGCGGGGGATTCT from Desulfovibrio sp. Fe33 includes the following:
- a CDS encoding DUF5675 family protein, yielding MRNVDIVRLEKGEEGTFGVLRLDGRVFGVTLEPQERGNRVGMSCIPAGIYTCNRVDSPAFGNTFEVADVPGRTHILFHPGNVVGDTRGCILLGSRFGEIGGERGILDSRAAFGEFLARCAGERAFRFEITE
- a CDS encoding S24 family peptidase — its product is MGFTDNVRQALLDRIGPGKRYPNNKRMADELGVDPSQLNRFLKRERGLNSDSLGHILDRVGVTLTFCDDPSDATREVCFRPPDTGKAGPGAPGPKADDFLAVPLTPPAVAATAGLVPEESVEGWVLVWRHQDSLRFRSNLVAVEILPGELSMAPTLHPGDVALVDRDDRDPRPAGRIMLVREPHERGKATIRRVSTRRLDDDVELIYYSDDSREHPPATYRLGRDFGGDISRAIGGSVVWAWSDMTRK
- a CDS encoding HEAT repeat domain-containing protein is translated as MLDHRHMAVACGLVPLLLIAVALTGTAAAWAADGPDAASKGWELAEMLGSRDASERSTGLAVLRERGQESLPGLLAAMKAPSADVRRGAMMGLALQPAPGLALDTLLKALGDPDPTVRSLAAHALSRLGSLAAQDVAGLLSDPAHDVRVAAALCLTRMGPDAVPALAAMMRRDDPPVQARAAWLLGGMGSDALPAAPALIHALDTGDPRLMHVIAETLDLIGPDAGTVLREMALISARGNRPFSRIGAAAAPTLVKLLARPGTPMGQMALFSLARMGKQAEPALRATLSTGTEGQRAAAALLLTGIDPNLASTLPEDLRRTLGGVIHLN